From Mycobacterium lacus, one genomic window encodes:
- the kdpA gene encoding potassium-transporting ATPase subunit KdpA has translation MNGAAPVLVFLALLVLALAVVHVPLGDYMYRVYSSRKHSRTERFIYRLIGANPEADQTWKAYARSVLAFSAVSVIFLFVVQLVQGRLPLHLHDPSTRMTPALAWNTAVSFVTNTNWQAYSGESTQGHLVQMAGLAVQNFVSAAVGMAVAVALVRGFARTRTGELGNFWVDLTRGTLRILLPISIVGAIVLIAGGAIQNFHLNDQVVTTLAGTRQTIPGGPVASQEAIKELGTNGGGFYNANSSHPFENPTAWTNWFEIFLILVIGFSLPRTFGRMVDSKKQGYAIAAIVGVMAAISVSFTMLFQLQHHGTVPTAVGAATEGTEQRFGVADSAVWADATTLTSTGAVDSVHDSYTSLGGMMTMVNMQLGEVAPGGTGSGLYGILILAVITVFVAGLMVGRTPEYLGKKITPREMKLASGYFLITPLIVLLGTAVAMALPGERAGMTNTGPHGLSEVLYAFTSAANNNGSAFAGLSANTVWYNTALGLAMIFGRFLPMILVLALAGSLARQGSTPASSGTLPTHRPQFVVLVVGVTVILVALTFLPALALGPLAEGIH, from the coding sequence GTGAACGGCGCCGCGCCGGTTCTCGTGTTCCTCGCACTCCTGGTCCTCGCATTGGCGGTCGTGCACGTGCCGCTGGGCGACTATATGTACCGGGTCTACAGCTCCCGAAAGCATTCGCGCACCGAGCGATTCATCTATCGCTTGATCGGCGCCAACCCGGAGGCCGACCAGACCTGGAAAGCGTATGCCCGTAGCGTGCTGGCGTTTTCGGCGGTCAGCGTCATATTCCTGTTCGTCGTGCAACTCGTTCAGGGCCGGCTGCCGTTACATCTGCACGATCCGTCGACAAGGATGACCCCGGCGTTGGCGTGGAACACCGCCGTCAGCTTCGTCACGAACACCAACTGGCAGGCCTATTCTGGCGAATCGACCCAGGGCCATCTGGTGCAGATGGCCGGTCTGGCGGTGCAGAACTTCGTGTCCGCGGCGGTCGGCATGGCGGTGGCCGTCGCCCTGGTCCGCGGGTTCGCCCGCACCCGCACGGGCGAACTCGGCAACTTCTGGGTGGACCTGACACGCGGTACGCTGCGTATCCTGCTGCCGATCTCCATCGTCGGCGCGATCGTCCTCATCGCCGGTGGTGCCATCCAGAACTTCCACCTCAACGATCAGGTCGTCACCACACTGGCCGGTACCCGGCAGACCATCCCCGGTGGTCCGGTCGCCAGCCAGGAGGCGATCAAGGAGCTGGGGACCAACGGCGGTGGCTTCTACAACGCCAACTCCTCACATCCGTTCGAGAACCCGACCGCGTGGACCAACTGGTTCGAGATCTTCCTGATCCTGGTCATCGGTTTTTCGCTACCCCGCACCTTTGGCCGCATGGTGGACAGCAAGAAACAGGGCTATGCGATCGCCGCGATCGTCGGGGTCATGGCCGCCATCAGCGTCAGCTTCACGATGCTGTTCCAGTTGCAGCATCACGGCACCGTCCCGACGGCGGTGGGTGCGGCGACCGAAGGGACCGAGCAGCGGTTCGGGGTGGCGGACTCGGCCGTCTGGGCCGATGCGACGACGCTGACCTCCACCGGCGCGGTCGACTCGGTGCACGATTCCTACACCAGCCTGGGCGGCATGATGACGATGGTCAACATGCAGCTCGGAGAGGTCGCGCCGGGCGGCACCGGCTCGGGTCTCTACGGCATCTTGATCCTGGCAGTCATCACCGTGTTCGTCGCCGGGTTGATGGTCGGCCGGACGCCAGAGTACCTCGGCAAGAAGATCACACCGCGCGAGATGAAGCTCGCCTCAGGCTATTTCCTTATCACGCCGCTCATCGTGCTGCTCGGCACCGCGGTCGCGATGGCGTTGCCGGGCGAGCGCGCCGGCATGACCAACACCGGGCCGCACGGCTTGTCGGAGGTGCTCTACGCATTCACCTCCGCGGCCAACAACAACGGCTCCGCCTTCGCCGGACTCTCGGCCAACACGGTCTGGTACAACACCGCTTTGGGCCTGGCGATGATCTTCGGGCGATTCCTGCCGATGATTTTGGTGCTCGCGCTGGCCGGTTCGCTGGCCCGGCAGGGCAGCACGCCCGCGTCGAGCGGCACCCTGCCCACCCACCGGCCCCAGTTCGTCGTCCTGGTGGTGGGTGTGACGGTGATCCTGGTGGCCCTCACCTTCTTGCCCGCGCTGGCGCTCGGGCCCCTCGCCGAAGGGATTCACTGA
- the kdpB gene encoding potassium-transporting ATPase subunit KdpB, which produces MSRTTDPGKRSRNGLLDPALLLKSLPDALRKLDPRTLWRNPVMFIVEIGALWSTVLAFGDGTWFSWLTVFWLWLTVVFANLAEAVAEGRGKAQADTLRRSKADTIAHRLTDWSPGAAGTPEDIPAPLLQQGDIVVVAAGEVIPGDGDVVEGIASVDESAITGESAPVIRESGGDRSAVTGGTTVLSDRIVVKITQRPGESFVDRMIALVEGANRQKTPNEIALNILLAALTIIFVFAVATLQPLAIYSKANNPGVPDTQALDADGISGVVLVALLVCLIPTTIGALLSAIGIAGMDRLVQRNVLAMSGRAVEAAGDVNTLLLDKTGTITLGNRVAAEFIPVHGVTDAELADAAQLSSLADETPEGRSVVVYAKEAYGLRARTPGELANASWVEFSATTRMSGVDLDGRQLRKGAATAVADWVLRHGGTLPAELGQIVDGISAAGGTPLVVGQRTAGAAQALGVIHLKDVVKHGIRDRFDAMRLMGIRTVMITGDNPLTARAIAEEAGVDEFLAEATPEDKMMLIKREQQGGRLVAMTGDGTNDAPALAQANVGVAMNTGTAAAKEAGNMVDLDSDPTKLIEIVEIGKQLLITRGALTTFSIANDIAKYFAIIPAMFVALFPGLDVLNVMRLHSPESAILSAVIFNAVVIVALIPLALRGVRYTPSRASKLLNRNLYRYGVGGLVAPFVGIKLIDLLVQLLPGMG; this is translated from the coding sequence GTGTCGCGCACAACAGATCCCGGCAAACGGTCGCGCAATGGCTTGCTCGACCCCGCCTTGCTGCTGAAGTCACTGCCGGACGCGCTACGCAAACTCGATCCGCGCACCCTGTGGCGCAACCCGGTCATGTTCATCGTGGAGATCGGCGCGCTGTGGTCGACGGTGCTCGCATTCGGCGACGGTACCTGGTTCAGCTGGCTCACCGTGTTCTGGCTGTGGCTGACAGTGGTTTTCGCCAACCTGGCCGAGGCCGTCGCCGAAGGGCGCGGCAAGGCACAGGCCGATACCCTGCGTAGGTCGAAAGCCGACACCATTGCGCACCGCTTGACGGATTGGTCACCGGGCGCCGCCGGCACACCCGAGGACATACCGGCGCCGCTCCTGCAGCAGGGTGACATCGTGGTGGTCGCGGCGGGCGAGGTCATCCCCGGCGACGGTGACGTCGTGGAAGGCATTGCATCAGTTGATGAATCGGCCATCACCGGCGAATCGGCACCGGTCATCCGGGAATCCGGCGGTGACCGCTCGGCGGTGACCGGCGGGACGACGGTGCTCTCGGATCGCATCGTGGTCAAGATCACCCAGAGGCCCGGCGAGAGCTTTGTGGACCGGATGATCGCACTCGTCGAGGGCGCGAACCGGCAGAAGACCCCCAACGAGATAGCGCTCAACATCCTGTTGGCGGCGCTGACAATCATCTTCGTGTTCGCGGTGGCAACGCTGCAGCCGCTGGCGATCTACTCCAAGGCCAACAACCCCGGTGTGCCAGACACCCAAGCCCTCGACGCCGACGGCATCAGCGGCGTCGTCCTGGTGGCGCTGCTGGTGTGCCTGATCCCCACCACCATCGGCGCGCTGCTGTCGGCGATCGGCATCGCGGGCATGGACCGGCTGGTCCAACGCAACGTGCTGGCCATGTCCGGCCGCGCGGTCGAGGCGGCCGGCGACGTCAACACCCTGCTGCTGGACAAGACCGGAACGATCACGCTGGGCAATCGGGTGGCCGCGGAATTCATCCCAGTCCACGGGGTGACCGACGCAGAGCTGGCTGACGCCGCTCAGCTGTCCAGCCTCGCCGACGAAACCCCCGAGGGCCGTTCCGTCGTCGTCTACGCCAAAGAGGCCTACGGGCTGCGCGCGCGCACACCGGGAGAGCTCGCCAACGCTTCCTGGGTCGAATTCAGCGCGACGACCCGAATGTCGGGTGTCGACCTCGACGGACGCCAGTTGCGCAAGGGCGCGGCTACCGCGGTGGCCGACTGGGTGCTTCGTCACGGGGGCACCCTTCCCGCCGAACTTGGCCAGATCGTCGACGGCATCTCTGCGGCCGGCGGAACCCCGCTCGTCGTCGGGCAGCGGACCGCCGGCGCTGCGCAAGCGCTCGGCGTCATTCACCTCAAAGACGTGGTCAAGCACGGCATTCGCGACCGTTTCGACGCGATGCGCCTGATGGGCATCCGGACGGTAATGATCACCGGCGACAACCCGTTGACCGCCAGGGCGATCGCGGAGGAGGCCGGGGTCGACGAATTCCTCGCCGAGGCCACTCCCGAGGACAAGATGATGCTGATCAAGCGTGAGCAGCAGGGCGGTCGGCTGGTGGCGATGACCGGTGACGGCACCAACGATGCCCCGGCGCTGGCCCAGGCCAATGTCGGGGTGGCGATGAACACGGGCACCGCGGCGGCGAAGGAAGCCGGCAACATGGTCGACCTGGATTCCGATCCCACCAAGCTCATCGAGATCGTGGAAATCGGTAAGCAACTGTTGATCACCCGTGGCGCGTTGACGACGTTCTCCATTGCCAACGACATCGCTAAGTACTTCGCGATCATTCCCGCGATGTTCGTGGCCCTGTTCCCCGGCCTGGACGTCCTCAACGTCATGCGGCTGCACTCCCCGGAATCGGCGATTCTTTCGGCCGTGATCTTCAACGCGGTTGTCATCGTCGCTCTGATTCCGTTGGCGCTGCGCGGTGTTCGATATACGCCGAGCCGAGCGTCGAAACTGCTCAACCGCAACCTTTACCGGTACGGGGTGGGTGGTCTCGTCGCCCCATTCGTCGGGATCAAGCTCATCGACCTGCTGGTTCAACTACTCCCCGGGATGGGCTGA